TGTAGCCTTTTCGATCAAACATATAAGAGACAGAACCAGATTCCCCTAGAGAACCACCATTTTTATTAAATGCAACACGTACGTTAGTTGACGTTCGGTTACGATTATCTGTTAAAGCATGAACTAAAATGGCCACACCTGCTGGGCCATAACCTTCATAAACTACTTCATCATAATTTTCACCTTCACCAGCACTTGTTGCCTTTTTGATTGCACGTTGAATATTATCATTTGGCATATTCGCAGTTCTTGCTTTATCTAACACTAATCTCAGCGAAGGGTTAGAAGACGGATCTGGACCACCACTTTTTGCTGCCATATAGATTTCACGTGATAATTTTTGAAACACTTTACCCCGTTTAGCATCCTGTGCTCCTTTTCTATTCTTAATGTTATTCCATTTTGAATGTCCTGCCATTTCAATTCCCCGCTTTCTAGCATAATATTAAACATATAATACCATTTTATCATAAGTTGATTAAAAAAGAGACCTCACCTATTTTGACTGTTTGCGACCAAATTCAAAATAAATTACTAACATCACACAAGCTGTTAATGCTCCCATGCTATCAAGCATCACATCTTGAAACAACGGCGTTCTATCACCTGTTAACATTTGATGAAACTCATCCATTGCTGCATAACCTGTCGCACTAAACCACGCAAAAAACAAACTCCAAATTGATTGCTTTAATTTAGAATGTAACACTAAAAACAAACTTCCCCCTAGAATAAAAAATGTAAAAAAATGAGCGGCTTTTCGGATAAAAAATTCAACAAATTTAAAATAACCCATTGCTCGAATACTGACTTCACTGTCACCATAATTAAACATTATTCCTTGAAGTTTTGATGCAAATGGCTCACTTTGCAACCACTTTTGAAGTAGCGGAACAGAACTTTGCTCTGTATAGGTTTTTGATGAACTATAAAATAAAATAATCATAATCACAATCGCGATTGCAGTATACACTTTAGGTTGACTTAATTTACTTTTCATAATGAACTTCTCCAATCTTAGATTTTTTTGCTTTTTTATCATTGTTTTTTAATAGTATAGGGTATAATATAACCATAATGAAAGGAGTCAGATAAAATGACATATTCAATAACATGGGATTTAGATTCAATTTTTAACGGAGGTATTGACTCAAAAGAATTAGAACAACGCCTATTATTACTAGATGACGAGATTACAGAATACCAATCACTTGTCACAGACTGGAATCCAGAAACAGATGCGCCTGATTTTCAAACATTTGAGGCAATCATGACTGTTCAAGAAAAACTATCTAAAGGATTTGGGCAAACAATTAGTTTTGTCAATGCCATTCAATCTGCAGATGTAAACAATAAAAAAGCTGGTAGTGTATTAGCTGGTTTATTGACTAAATTGACTGGTTTTAAAAACGCTAATGTCTTATTTAATAAGAAACTAACTAACCTTTCAACTGATACTTGGAACACACTTCTTCATTCTGACTTTGCAAAAAAACAAGGCGTGGCTTTTAATTTAACAGAAGCTCGTGAACAAAGCAAACGCTTATTAAGTGAAAATGAAGAGTCAGTTATTAACCAATTATCAACAGATGGATTCAATGCTTGGAGCTCTCACTACGACACAATTGTAGCAAACATCCAATTTCCATTTGAAGAAGATGGTAAAACAACGTATCTTTCAGCAGGTCAAGCTTTTAACCGCATGATGGGGGACGCTGATAAAGATGTTAGACAACGTTTGTTTGATACATGGGAAACAACTTGGGCAAATTATGCACCACTTTTTGCAGATACCTTAAATCATTTAGACGGATTCCGATTAACAAATAACAAACTACATGGTATCACTGATCATTTGCAAATTCCATTAGAGTATAACCGTATGAAAAAAGAAACATTGGATGCTATGTGGGGAACAATCGCTGCAAACAAACAACCATTCGTTGATTTCTTAACTCGTAAAGCACAATTATTTGGTAAAGAAAAAATGGATTGGCAAGATCAAGATGCACCTGTTATTTTAGGTGAGTTTGAAGAAAAACGTTACACATTCAATGAAGCAGCTGATTTTATTATTGAAAATTTCAATAAATTTAGTCCTAAAATGGCTGACTTTGCTAAAATGGCCTTTGAAAAAAGTTGGATTGAAGCAGAAGATAGACCAGGTAAACGTCCAGGTGGTTATTGCACTGGATTACCAGAAAATGAAGAATCTCGTATCTTCATGACATACGGTGAATCAATCAACGAAGTCTCTACATTAGCTCATGAATTAGGACATGCTTTCCATTCACACGTGATGTGGGATTTACCATCCGTTAGTCAAGATTACGCCATGAACGTAGCCGAAACAGCTAGTACATTTGCCGAACTGATTGTCGCTGACGCAACGCTGAAACAAGCTAAATCAGCTGAAGAAAAAATCAATTTACTTGATATTAAAATGCAAAATGCCACAGCGATGTTTATGAACATTCACGCGCGTTTCATTTTTGAAAATAATTTCTATACTGAACGAAAAGAAAAAGTCTTAACAGATACAGAAATCACTGATTTAATGGTCGCTGCTCAAAAAGAAAGCTACTGTGATTCATTGAATTCTTATCATCCACATTTCTGGGCAAGTAAACTGCACTTCTACATTGATGATGTGCCATTCTACAACTTCCCGTACACATTTGGGTACCTGTTCAGCTTAGGTATTTATGCCTTCGCTCAAAAACAAGGAACATCATTTGAAGATGACTATATCGCTTTATTACGTGATACAGCGTCAATGACAACTGAAGAATTAGCTAAAAAACATTTAGATGTTGACTTAACATCAAGTGAATTCTGGCAAGCTGGAATTGATATGATGATTCAAGACGTTAATACTTTCTTAGAATTAACCGAAGACTACGTTAAATAAATTAAAAACCTCTATGATTGAGCAATATCAATCATAGAGGTTTGTTTATTTAGTAAAATCAATTTTTTTACTCATCCAGTATATCATAACCCCACTAACTATCATGGAAAATAGTTCTCCTAAGCCAATAATCAGCCAGTTATAGAAAAATGGTAAATTATATAATATTGTGAGTTGTCCTGCAACAGTAAACATAGATATCGCAAACGTCATAGCTGTTATAACCATTTTTATTTTCATATTGTTGATACGTTTCGTGATGACATAATTGATGACCAATACTAGAAACGTACTAATACTTCCAACCAATACATCAATAATTCCTAATGGTGAAAAAGCATTGGCTATCGCCACACCTAATGTCACAGCAACTATATAGCGTTTGTTATAAAGTGACAAATAATTAAACATTTCAGATAATCTTAACTGGATCGCACCAAAACTAATGACCGATAACACTAACGTCACTACAACATACAATCCTGCCACAATGGCCATTTTTGCTGTATCTTGTGTTGTCCAAGACGCCACAGCAGATTGTTCTTTTTTATTTTCCATTTACATTTCTCCTTTACAAGGAATTACCTTGCTAATAACTACAACCAAAGGATGTGAGAAATATTTCCCAACGAAGTGTTGTAGTGCGAAAACCCGCTAATTAATAGGA
This genomic stretch from Vagococcus sp. CY52-2 harbors:
- a CDS encoding QueT transporter family protein codes for the protein MENKKEQSAVASWTTQDTAKMAIVAGLYVVVTLVLSVISFGAIQLRLSEMFNYLSLYNKRYIVAVTLGVAIANAFSPLGIIDVLVGSISTFLVLVINYVITKRINNMKIKMVITAMTFAISMFTVAGQLTILYNLPFFYNWLIIGLGELFSMIVSGVMIYWMSKKIDFTK
- a CDS encoding M3 family oligoendopeptidase, translating into MTYSITWDLDSIFNGGIDSKELEQRLLLLDDEITEYQSLVTDWNPETDAPDFQTFEAIMTVQEKLSKGFGQTISFVNAIQSADVNNKKAGSVLAGLLTKLTGFKNANVLFNKKLTNLSTDTWNTLLHSDFAKKQGVAFNLTEAREQSKRLLSENEESVINQLSTDGFNAWSSHYDTIVANIQFPFEEDGKTTYLSAGQAFNRMMGDADKDVRQRLFDTWETTWANYAPLFADTLNHLDGFRLTNNKLHGITDHLQIPLEYNRMKKETLDAMWGTIAANKQPFVDFLTRKAQLFGKEKMDWQDQDAPVILGEFEEKRYTFNEAADFIIENFNKFSPKMADFAKMAFEKSWIEAEDRPGKRPGGYCTGLPENEESRIFMTYGESINEVSTLAHELGHAFHSHVMWDLPSVSQDYAMNVAETASTFAELIVADATLKQAKSAEEKINLLDIKMQNATAMFMNIHARFIFENNFYTERKEKVLTDTEITDLMVAAQKESYCDSLNSYHPHFWASKLHFYIDDVPFYNFPYTFGYLFSLGIYAFAQKQGTSFEDDYIALLRDTASMTTEELAKKHLDVDLTSSEFWQAGIDMMIQDVNTFLELTEDYVK
- a CDS encoding VanZ family protein, with translation MKSKLSQPKVYTAIAIVIMIILFYSSSKTYTEQSSVPLLQKWLQSEPFASKLQGIMFNYGDSEVSIRAMGYFKFVEFFIRKAAHFFTFFILGGSLFLVLHSKLKQSIWSLFFAWFSATGYAAMDEFHQMLTGDRTPLFQDVMLDSMGALTACVMLVIYFEFGRKQSK
- a CDS encoding YebC/PmpR family DNA-binding transcriptional regulator, coding for MAGHSKWNNIKNRKGAQDAKRGKVFQKLSREIYMAAKSGGPDPSSNPSLRLVLDKARTANMPNDNIQRAIKKATSAGEGENYDEVVYEGYGPAGVAILVHALTDNRNRTSTNVRVAFNKNGGSLGESGSVSYMFDRKGYIVIEREGLDVDEDTMMLSVLEAGGDDIEVSEEVFEIYTDPSAFTAVRDELEKEYTLAQAELTMVPQTLVALSESDKETLEKIVDILEDDDDVSEVFTSADM